A genomic region of Gallus gallus isolate bGalGal1 chromosome 19, bGalGal1.mat.broiler.GRCg7b, whole genome shotgun sequence contains the following coding sequences:
- the CCL26 gene encoding C-C motif chemokine 3-like 1 has protein sequence MPTSRSTMKGSAAALAALLLLALCSSAVAQLLDSDGLPTTCCLSYVQRPVPRNLIASAYITSSKCRLPAVILVTKKGKEICVNPEESWVQKRLELLQNQEN, from the exons ATGCCAACGTCCCGCAGCACCATGAAGGGCTCCGCAGCGGCCCTGGCcgctctgctcctcctggccCTCTGCTCCTCGGCTGTGGCCCAACTGCTGGATTCAG ATGGCCTACCCACAACCTGCTGCTTGTCCTACGTTCAACGTCCCGTCCCACGCAACCTCATTGCCTCCGCCTACATCACCAGCAGCAAATGCCGCCTGCCAGCGGTGAT CCTGGTGAccaagaaagggaaggagataTGTGTAAACCCCGAGGAGTCCTGGGTGCAGAAACGCCTGGAACTCTTGCAGAACCAGGAAAACTGA
- the LOC101750143 gene encoding PHD finger protein 7-like isoform X1: MDPRSQCLSAPQANPSTHRPAARRRARATPEREPSPPKKKQRVSEDEGCGLCKRTDYDPDIYGETCRQDRLCVHENCLYHASGLYQHGADDEGFFGFLLPDIEQALQRVAEKVCCVCRQRGASVRCHRRRCSRTFHYPCGRERGCVSQFFGEYRSFCWQHRPTQQVQPLRQQRPQCAICLEAVQGRPCYRTLICPSCTSAHFHRHCIQGQALRAALHHFRCPLCQDMQTFQAEMFRLGIKIPDRDAAWEEEGAFNELYQRHNSCDASLCLCSLGRDYSNNTGPWRMLLCSSCASCGTHQRCSAIPEDSESWECSGCSGVGTAPSVSAPAQ, from the exons ATGGACCCGAGGTCTCAATGCCTCAGTGCGCCACAGGCCAATCCTTCCACCCACCGCCCTGCAGCACGGCGCAGGGCACGGGCAACGCCCGAGCGGGAGCcgtcccccccaaaaaagaagcAGCGCGTCTCTGAGGACGAAG GGTGCGGGCTGTGCAAGCGGACAGACTACGACCCCGATATCTATGGAGAGACGTGCCGGCAGGACAGGCTCTGCGTCCATGAGAACTGCCTG TACCACGCCAGCGGGCTGTACCAGCACGGCGCTGACGATGAAGGATTCTTCGGATTCCTCCTCCCCGACATCGAGCAGGCGCTGCAGCGCGTGGCAGAGAAG gtgTGCTGTGTCTGCCGGCAGCGGGGCGCCTCTGTCCGCTGCCATCGCCGGAGATGCTCCCGCACCTTCCACTACCCGTGCGGAAGAGAACGCGGCTGTGTCTCCCAGTTTTTTGGGGAGTACAG GTccttctgctggcagcaccGGCCGACGCAGCAGGTGCAGCCGCTGAGACAGCAACGCCCCCAGTGTGCCATCTGCTTGGAGGCGGTGCAGGGACGCCCCTGCTACAGGACCCTCATCTGCCCCTCCTGCACCAGCGCGCATTTCCACCGCCACTGCATCCAG GGCCAAGCTCTGCGCGCTGCCCTGCACCACTTCCGCTGCCCGCTCTGCCAGGACATGCAGACCTTCCAGGCCGAGATGTTCCGTCTTGGCATCAAAATCCCTGACAG GGATGCAGcctgggaggaagaaggagcCTTCAATGAGCTCTACCAGCGGCACAACTCCTGCGATGCCAGCCTGTGCCTGTGCTCGCTGGGACGGGACTACTCAAACAACACGGG GCCTTGGaggatgctgctctgcagctcctgtgcttcGTGCGGGACTCACCAgcgctgctctgccatcccagAGGACTCTGAGTCGTGGGAGTGCAGCGGCTGCAGTGGTGTGGGCACCG CCCCTTCCGTGTCAGCCCCGGCGCAGTGA
- the CCLI7 gene encoding C-C motif chemokine 3 — MKGSAAALAALLLLALCSSAVAHLDGLPSTCCLSYVQRPVPRSLIASAYITSSKCRLPAVILVTKKGREICANPEESWVQKRLELLQEQEN, encoded by the exons ATGAAGGGCTCCGCAGCCGCCCTGGCcgctctgctcctcctggccCTCTGCTCCTCGGCTGTGGCCCACCTGG ATGGCCTACCCTCAACCTGCTGCTTGTCCTACGTTCAACGTCCCGTCCCACGCAGCCTCATTGCCTCCGCCTACATCACCAGCAGCAAATGCCGCCTGCCAGCGGTGAT CCTGGTGACCAAGAAAGGGAGGGAGATATGTGCAAACCCCGAGGAGTCCTGGGTGCAGAAACGCCTGGAACTCTTGCAGGAGCAAGAAAACTGA
- the CCL1 gene encoding C-C motif chemokine ligand 1 precursor, translating into MKVFSLVMVTLLLAAVWTESSGKSFRSSYSSCCYKNMFIQKEINTSLIRRYRETPPNCSRRAIIVELKKGKKFCVDPAEGWFQQYLQGKKLSNTST; encoded by the exons ATGAAGGTCTTCTCCTTGGTCATGGTCACTCTGCTGCTCGCTGCTGTCTGGACTGAGAGCTCGGGCAAGTCCT TCCGCAGCTCCtacagctcctgctgctacAAGAACATGTTCATCCAGAAGGAAATCAACACCTCGCTCATCCGCAGATATCGGGAAACACCCCCAAACTGCTCCCGCAGAGCTATTAT CGTGGAGCTGAAGAAGGGGAAGAAGTTCTGCGTGGACCCTGCAGAGGGCTGGTTCCAGCAGTACCTGCAGGGAAAGAAGCTGAGCAACACCTCAACGTGA